The following are encoded together in the Mesoterricola sediminis genome:
- a CDS encoding TrbI/VirB10 family protein gives MDITTEKKAGNTGRAGRNGIIAMVLGGVAGLSCVGALLYKTFHPAQAAGASVRSAGEATISAKADAARSRAEAGIPRMRQEEVGTGYQFDAQGNYLPPQVDPRDLPENQPLVTLEGAHGGPRPQIAAGIQPEAAPRSWKRDAEPADTDPNMARERREARKEERQDLQGSMLGYTTSTSANWASRRAASSGRNPRQGGEDATPEETQARATTRSIERLTAMAEKAMAGGPAEAAPAAKLPAELASQPAPLGEVADMRISGGQGPAVTVSEGKFLDCVMINRVESDIAASPVMAQVARDFVSLDGKDVLVPAGAKLYGTAGRVQSLQQARLFITFHKLVFPRRDPGETPKVAYFPTRQFPAMDNLGSLGVQDRVNRHLMLQFGAAVALGVFDGLAAQVQSAGAEDNPTARDQVLSRTSQNFTNVVNAVIQRYANVLPTVTIREGTKLKCYFTQDVLFTPFMPTRDLSWVRQRP, from the coding sequence ATGGACATCACCACCGAGAAGAAGGCTGGTAACACCGGCAGGGCCGGGCGGAACGGGATCATCGCCATGGTGCTGGGCGGCGTGGCCGGGCTGTCGTGCGTGGGGGCCCTCCTCTACAAGACCTTCCATCCCGCCCAGGCCGCCGGAGCCTCCGTCCGCAGCGCCGGCGAGGCCACCATCAGCGCCAAGGCCGACGCGGCCCGCAGCCGCGCTGAGGCGGGCATCCCCAGGATGCGCCAGGAGGAGGTCGGCACCGGCTACCAGTTCGACGCCCAGGGCAACTACCTGCCTCCCCAGGTGGACCCCCGGGATCTGCCCGAGAACCAGCCCCTGGTGACCCTGGAGGGCGCCCACGGGGGGCCCCGGCCCCAGATCGCCGCCGGGATCCAGCCTGAGGCCGCCCCCCGTTCCTGGAAGCGGGACGCCGAGCCCGCCGACACCGACCCGAACATGGCCCGGGAACGCCGGGAGGCCCGCAAGGAGGAGCGCCAGGACCTGCAGGGCTCCATGCTCGGTTACACCACCAGCACATCGGCCAACTGGGCCTCCCGGAGGGCGGCCTCCAGCGGCCGGAACCCCCGCCAGGGCGGCGAGGACGCCACCCCCGAGGAGACCCAGGCCAGGGCCACCACCCGTTCCATCGAGCGGCTCACCGCCATGGCGGAGAAGGCCATGGCCGGTGGTCCCGCCGAGGCGGCTCCCGCGGCCAAGCTCCCCGCCGAACTCGCCTCCCAGCCGGCGCCGCTGGGCGAGGTGGCCGATATGCGCATCAGCGGCGGCCAGGGCCCCGCCGTCACCGTCAGCGAGGGCAAGTTCCTCGACTGCGTCATGATCAACCGGGTCGAGTCGGACATCGCCGCCTCCCCGGTCATGGCCCAGGTGGCCCGGGACTTCGTCAGCCTGGACGGAAAGGATGTCCTGGTCCCCGCCGGCGCCAAGCTCTACGGCACCGCCGGTCGGGTCCAGTCACTGCAACAGGCGCGGCTCTTCATAACCTTCCACAAGCTGGTGTTCCCCCGCCGCGATCCCGGCGAGACCCCCAAGGTGGCCTACTTCCCCACCCGCCAGTTCCCGGCCATGGACAACCTGGGCAGCCTGGGCGTCCAGGACCGGGTGAACCGCCACCTGATGCTCCAGTTCGGCGCGGCCGTGGCCCTGGGCGTCTTCGACGGCCTCGCCGCCCAGGTGCAGAGCGCGGGCGCCGAGGACAACCCCACCGCCCGGGACCAAGTGCTGTCCCGCACCTCCCAGAACTTCACCAACGTGGTTAACGCCGTCATCCAGCGCTACGCCAACGTCCTCCCCACGGTGACCATCCGGGAAGGAACGAAGCTGAAGTGCTACTTCACCCAGGATGTCCTCTTCACGCCCTTCATGCCGACCCGGGACCTTTCCTGGGTGAGGCAGCGGCCATGA
- a CDS encoding TrbG/VirB9 family P-type conjugative transfer protein, with the protein MRPAFAIVLLCAALSAQDTQKVPYLPSRVYSLRLIPGAPAMVELPQGETVRNIWYDKSFFKAESTPETNRVVVQATNTPEAIGKISYIHIETEPSNLQVSLKVEGVPERHESPSVLQIYMDGSDEGSLVNAQVQQRVKRETLYARKFAEDKAAADFQAWRRDLLQNLNDNYAWGGDMQIDRVVDDKVQTYVYMPGASDKAVIELLDRAGKPDKVNYELENGSYVVAKVLRPGEKLHLILGKEQACIRLK; encoded by the coding sequence GTGCGTCCTGCATTCGCCATTGTCCTTCTCTGCGCCGCCCTCTCGGCCCAGGACACCCAGAAGGTGCCCTACCTCCCCAGCCGGGTCTACAGCCTGCGCCTGATCCCCGGGGCCCCGGCCATGGTCGAGCTCCCCCAAGGAGAGACAGTCCGGAACATCTGGTACGACAAGTCGTTCTTCAAGGCGGAAAGCACCCCCGAGACCAACCGTGTGGTGGTCCAGGCCACCAACACCCCCGAGGCCATCGGCAAGATCTCTTACATCCACATCGAGACCGAGCCCAGCAACCTGCAGGTCTCCCTGAAGGTGGAGGGGGTCCCCGAGCGCCACGAGTCCCCCAGCGTCCTGCAGATCTACATGGACGGCAGCGACGAGGGCTCCCTGGTCAACGCCCAGGTCCAGCAGCGGGTGAAGCGCGAGACCCTCTACGCCCGGAAGTTCGCGGAGGACAAGGCCGCCGCCGACTTCCAGGCCTGGCGCCGGGACCTGCTCCAGAACCTGAACGACAACTACGCCTGGGGCGGCGACATGCAGATCGACCGGGTGGTGGACGACAAGGTCCAGACCTACGTCTACATGCCCGGGGCCAGCGACAAGGCCGTGATCGAGCTCCTCGACAGGGCGGGCAAGCCCGACAAGGTGAACTACGAGCTGGAGAACGGCAGCTACGTCGTCGCCAAGGTGCTCCGCCCCGGTGAGAAGCTGCACCTGATCCTCGGCAAGGAACAGGCATGTATCCGGTTGAAGTGA
- a CDS encoding P-loop NTPase family protein: protein MTKASKPIPPGEGERRAQRGYVPQYDAASAAIYAALDRDDLVWIGLADRGAGIADDVVLGLSDRIVGHQFKTSKYPDPFRLESLLLGADGLFQPLVNAWGQLRQSFPGSNVEIRLVTNDIPSNRDKLIKGSEGHSAAFIQDFKFHPSWSLNDWRLTRWQPFVDKLAGKSGLSEEAFNIFFGGLRILCGSDADFVHYHRLSPEGARLARKIADLLPRLVADARDRDRWTRAEFLKELNWPDSSAIRRSHQFPVGAYAQRNYLTEGKLREAINAFDSGYVSLVGPPGSGKSTLLQLSLTTESALVTMRYLAFVPGEGQGVGRGEAEGFLDDLNAQFRRSGLAGIRFRNSNLHERREQFGSLLNQAGERFRKTSIRTLIIVDGLDHIPREERPERSLLAELPLPESIPAGVIFVLGTQRLDLDDLKPAIQEQASLPRRHVIVEPLAREAVYRMADAFGLGPGLSRERLFALCHGHPLVTRYLIEALLGADSERQEALLKGEFDFEGDIETVYASAWRDINDDSDARDVLGYIARAEGPIPPELLARAVSDQAVERALASTRHLLSLGPQGWEVFHNSFRLFILSKPRLKFGKQDLDYSPSIYRNLAELARIAGADSHQRWLELRYWARAESHSMVLSLAQPTRFRNQLSDGRSSDDIQADIRLAFGAAKALGGPIDVFRLLLAMDEVKRRSRVLEYAPGVVDALLAIGDIDSALAYTEANGSREDKVVDALLSVGEIDKARAVFHRNEPLEQLLGSRTNDLYSQQEELHRWAEQVFHFRDSEQINEAIERLTRLEPDQRWDAQDVGAFGEELRLTVAQAAAAAQPDSDPCEIARQLKVQDTFFPYLLIEASLRACKRGLVGQAHDLLLQAVVHSAFLGIPNGWRRRAAMAAVELGDTQMARSIFANLVSPGIAMMDGETGGDVSEGVVRAVIAHAELTAMLGEPLTEGAPSKRSVLRPLQHHARVVGAILGRTRVGDPIAQGEVARATRDMLTYLEHARPDGPDEFYAIHQISFAAPVLVRAFLRAAAISGEAEFAGVIAEFDRSFLNQDSGNYNRISLRREVASAIYRWNGDVEAACQRLEPLVAEIKENTPEAQAEELASLATAFAHVGNEARARDLIRQIHRETLGYALAPKKDPQFEMWEELFQLANAANPDNRRERVGLIMRQLAGMAETEGRSSAYRISASVLTEAAMVDASTGYAAARIISKNGVLGWDGILNALLLGVVRRRPDLAGQCAITWMSLSLPYYREPHYRPGKLGEIISAIVAAANESTVAALVETLCAAIEAESQLQSRAALLERLAEAASPRNITITALNDALVRWQAEAPAERDVTTPMRFDDVASLDELEKRFLNENVEHPNYEGVHAYVRLAPNAGLAEARDMFERWPAFQEDARARFTLVEQAFRHGDIGLARSLVEAYPGHADDRASWDSWSGAGKLNYYQGRLKLDGALVHRKAFNDLVEDLAAGRGYTWSILLDHEAIFRTITPAPDWPAMWECLAEQLRTTREHAFGKPFEVSNCLRTDEELIVELHRWALSLALPELRRHFRDGALRLLSAEGGAAVFELLARTLLQGDADEPIEGMQLLLSATDNMAVRELGEAIASFADHPDYAVAVGMARLSRAWGRPILMSHADLPPLYQIHLDENRGGFERPTLIDPISGAMRVEDPLGWTFPFSAVIKMLSRKGVSIDHIRLRCRELINSWGGLEVFGQAATDKLKAELACLDMRLTYSRPHTIVAARAIRYVAGEMRRAGLINERDEPWLLHMMDYPAVRLPNLRPTARPPYIQRPSVDRASWTEEEQRWMNDVHADVQPLLSGGDTVIAEIVRFNRRYIRKEFTMERMRAPFLDIGSGGDLFSWVHKLPEATWIEGWLLIPDGPATTIVRRFSESFMPGIPSDMLVICPLWLDILAWQQHPENWMSYIDRTGRIVAKVLWWRDGGPVDIGQDNMWGEGFLVIVTPEGRAQIDTVISPLTVKVHARRTHSSEGNPSAITDQRASSVE, encoded by the coding sequence ATGACTAAAGCAAGCAAACCAATCCCTCCTGGAGAAGGTGAGCGACGAGCTCAGCGTGGCTACGTTCCGCAGTACGATGCCGCCTCCGCCGCGATCTATGCCGCATTGGACAGAGATGATCTGGTTTGGATTGGGCTGGCGGATCGTGGTGCAGGGATCGCAGACGATGTCGTGCTCGGATTGTCAGACCGGATTGTCGGGCACCAGTTCAAGACCTCCAAATACCCTGACCCCTTCCGGTTGGAATCACTCTTACTTGGCGCAGATGGACTTTTCCAGCCGCTCGTGAATGCTTGGGGCCAACTAAGGCAATCGTTCCCTGGCAGCAACGTTGAAATTAGACTTGTCACTAACGATATCCCTTCCAACCGGGACAAGCTAATCAAGGGATCCGAAGGTCACAGTGCAGCATTTATCCAGGATTTTAAGTTCCATCCAAGCTGGTCGCTTAATGATTGGCGCTTAACAAGATGGCAACCATTTGTCGACAAGCTCGCTGGGAAATCTGGTTTAAGCGAGGAAGCCTTCAATATTTTCTTTGGCGGGTTGCGAATCCTATGCGGTTCTGACGCGGATTTTGTTCATTATCATCGGTTGTCACCAGAGGGGGCCCGGCTTGCCCGCAAGATCGCGGATCTACTTCCGAGGCTTGTCGCAGATGCAAGAGATCGTGATCGTTGGACCCGAGCAGAGTTTCTTAAGGAACTGAATTGGCCAGACAGCTCTGCAATTCGCCGTTCGCATCAATTCCCTGTGGGGGCCTATGCACAGCGCAATTACTTGACCGAAGGGAAGCTTCGAGAAGCGATCAACGCCTTTGATAGCGGCTATGTTTCCCTGGTCGGACCCCCGGGCTCAGGTAAATCAACCTTACTCCAACTTTCACTGACAACCGAATCTGCACTCGTTACCATGCGTTACCTCGCTTTTGTACCCGGGGAAGGCCAGGGCGTGGGGCGAGGCGAAGCTGAGGGGTTCCTGGACGACCTTAACGCCCAATTTAGGCGCAGCGGCCTTGCCGGGATCCGCTTTCGTAATTCAAACCTGCACGAACGTCGGGAGCAGTTCGGTAGCCTGTTGAATCAGGCCGGGGAGCGGTTTCGAAAAACCAGCATCCGAACCTTAATTATCGTCGATGGACTCGACCATATCCCACGAGAAGAGCGGCCGGAACGATCCCTCCTGGCTGAGCTTCCCCTGCCTGAATCAATCCCTGCGGGTGTAATTTTTGTTCTTGGAACACAACGACTGGATCTTGATGACCTAAAGCCTGCTATTCAGGAACAGGCTTCACTCCCTCGCCGGCATGTCATTGTCGAACCGCTGGCTCGTGAGGCGGTGTACCGCATGGCCGATGCGTTCGGGCTTGGACCTGGCCTATCGCGTGAAAGGCTTTTTGCGCTTTGCCATGGCCATCCGCTCGTCACTCGTTATTTAATCGAAGCTCTACTTGGGGCTGACTCGGAACGCCAGGAGGCTTTGCTAAAAGGAGAGTTCGATTTCGAGGGCGATATCGAGACGGTGTACGCCTCCGCGTGGCGGGATATCAATGACGATAGTGATGCCCGTGATGTTCTGGGATATATCGCTCGTGCCGAGGGTCCGATTCCTCCCGAGCTTCTAGCGCGCGCTGTTTCCGACCAGGCTGTCGAGCGTGCCTTGGCTTCGACCCGGCATCTCCTAAGCCTTGGTCCACAAGGTTGGGAAGTTTTCCATAACAGCTTCCGGCTGTTTATCCTTTCCAAGCCGCGACTAAAATTTGGCAAACAAGATCTCGACTATTCACCTAGTATTTACCGGAATCTTGCTGAGCTCGCACGCATTGCTGGAGCCGATAGCCACCAGCGATGGCTTGAACTCAGATACTGGGCGCGCGCCGAGAGCCATTCAATGGTTCTTTCACTTGCCCAGCCAACCCGGTTCAGGAACCAGCTTTCCGATGGTCGGTCATCCGACGACATTCAAGCCGACATTCGCCTAGCTTTCGGGGCCGCGAAAGCGCTTGGTGGACCGATCGATGTTTTCCGCCTCCTGCTCGCCATGGATGAGGTCAAGCGAAGGTCGAGGGTCCTTGAATATGCGCCGGGTGTAGTGGACGCTTTGCTGGCAATAGGCGATATCGACAGCGCACTGGCATATACCGAGGCAAATGGGAGCAGGGAAGACAAGGTGGTTGATGCACTGCTAAGTGTCGGGGAAATCGACAAGGCACGTGCGGTTTTTCATAGAAACGAGCCACTAGAACAATTGCTTGGAAGCCGAACGAATGATCTCTATAGTCAGCAAGAAGAACTCCACCGATGGGCAGAACAAGTCTTTCACTTTCGAGATTCTGAACAGATTAACGAAGCTATCGAGCGCCTTACCAGGCTGGAGCCAGATCAGAGGTGGGATGCTCAGGATGTTGGTGCCTTCGGGGAAGAACTCCGGCTTACAGTGGCCCAGGCAGCTGCGGCAGCTCAACCAGACAGTGACCCTTGCGAGATTGCTCGGCAGTTGAAGGTTCAGGATACGTTTTTCCCATATTTACTTATCGAGGCGAGCTTAAGGGCATGCAAACGAGGGCTTGTCGGTCAGGCCCACGATCTCTTATTGCAAGCGGTGGTTCACAGCGCGTTTCTTGGGATACCCAACGGCTGGCGCCGACGCGCGGCGATGGCCGCAGTGGAACTCGGTGACACACAGATGGCTCGATCCATTTTCGCCAATTTGGTGTCTCCGGGAATCGCCATGATGGACGGGGAAACCGGCGGTGACGTATCAGAGGGTGTGGTTCGAGCTGTAATTGCGCATGCTGAATTAACAGCTATGTTGGGCGAGCCCCTGACCGAAGGAGCCCCCTCGAAGCGGTCGGTGCTCCGACCTCTTCAGCATCACGCCAGGGTGGTCGGAGCCATCCTCGGACGCACCCGCGTAGGCGATCCAATAGCTCAAGGTGAAGTTGCTCGCGCGACGCGGGATATGTTGACCTATTTGGAGCATGCAAGGCCTGATGGACCTGATGAGTTCTATGCGATTCATCAAATATCCTTTGCAGCCCCTGTACTGGTAAGGGCGTTTCTTAGAGCCGCCGCTATTTCTGGCGAAGCAGAATTTGCTGGTGTCATTGCTGAATTTGACCGTTCGTTTCTTAACCAAGATAGCGGGAATTACAATCGCATCAGCCTTCGTCGGGAGGTCGCTTCCGCAATCTACCGCTGGAACGGGGATGTTGAGGCTGCTTGTCAGAGACTCGAGCCTTTAGTTGCTGAAATTAAAGAGAATACCCCTGAGGCTCAGGCCGAGGAACTTGCTTCTCTGGCCACTGCCTTCGCGCACGTAGGCAACGAAGCACGAGCCAGAGATCTCATCCGACAAATTCATCGTGAAACACTCGGCTACGCACTCGCGCCCAAAAAGGACCCCCAATTCGAGATGTGGGAAGAGCTGTTTCAGCTCGCCAATGCTGCTAATCCAGACAACCGTAGGGAGCGCGTCGGGCTGATTATGCGTCAGCTCGCGGGAATGGCGGAAACTGAAGGAAGATCATCAGCCTACAGGATTTCAGCATCTGTGCTTACCGAGGCGGCGATGGTGGATGCATCGACCGGCTATGCTGCTGCGCGGATAATCTCCAAGAATGGAGTGCTTGGGTGGGATGGAATTCTGAATGCACTTCTTCTGGGTGTTGTCAGAAGGCGCCCAGACTTGGCAGGCCAATGCGCCATTACTTGGATGTCCCTCTCTCTGCCTTACTACAGGGAGCCTCACTATCGTCCTGGCAAACTCGGTGAGATCATTTCGGCTATCGTTGCTGCAGCAAATGAAAGCACTGTCGCGGCACTGGTTGAAACGCTGTGCGCAGCTATTGAGGCAGAGAGTCAATTGCAATCGAGGGCGGCGCTACTCGAAAGACTTGCCGAGGCTGCCAGTCCTAGAAACATTACCATTACAGCGCTCAACGATGCCTTGGTTCGTTGGCAAGCTGAAGCACCTGCCGAGCGGGACGTAACCACACCTATGCGCTTTGACGATGTTGCATCCCTTGATGAGCTTGAAAAGCGCTTTTTGAATGAAAATGTGGAACATCCAAACTACGAAGGGGTCCACGCATATGTGCGCCTGGCTCCCAATGCGGGCCTGGCCGAGGCGCGTGATATGTTTGAACGATGGCCCGCATTCCAGGAAGATGCGCGAGCCCGTTTTACCCTGGTTGAACAGGCATTCCGTCACGGTGATATCGGTTTGGCTCGTAGTTTGGTAGAGGCCTACCCTGGACACGCAGACGATCGCGCGAGCTGGGATTCTTGGTCGGGTGCAGGCAAGCTGAACTACTACCAGGGTCGCTTGAAGTTGGATGGTGCACTAGTCCACCGCAAGGCATTCAACGACTTGGTTGAGGATCTCGCGGCCGGTAGAGGTTACACATGGTCGATTTTACTCGACCATGAAGCCATCTTCCGCACAATCACTCCTGCGCCTGATTGGCCGGCTATGTGGGAGTGTCTCGCCGAGCAGTTGAGGACGACGCGAGAGCATGCCTTTGGTAAGCCTTTCGAAGTGTCTAATTGCCTGCGAACTGACGAAGAGTTAATCGTCGAACTACATCGATGGGCACTGTCGCTTGCGCTTCCCGAGTTGAGAAGACATTTCCGAGATGGGGCCCTTCGGCTGCTGTCTGCAGAGGGTGGCGCAGCCGTTTTCGAGCTGCTGGCCCGCACCCTTCTTCAGGGGGATGCCGATGAGCCGATCGAGGGAATGCAATTACTTTTGTCTGCTACTGACAACATGGCGGTTAGGGAGTTGGGAGAGGCCATCGCGAGCTTCGCTGACCACCCAGACTACGCCGTAGCGGTCGGAATGGCTCGCCTTTCCAGGGCCTGGGGGCGACCTATTTTAATGTCGCATGCCGATCTCCCACCTTTGTACCAAATCCATTTGGACGAAAATCGGGGTGGCTTTGAACGACCGACCTTGATCGATCCGATTTCTGGTGCTATGCGAGTAGAAGACCCTTTAGGTTGGACTTTCCCTTTTTCTGCCGTGATCAAAATGCTTTCTAGAAAAGGAGTGTCGATCGACCACATTCGACTTCGATGCCGGGAGCTTATCAATAGCTGGGGCGGGCTCGAAGTATTTGGCCAAGCTGCAACAGACAAGCTAAAAGCCGAGCTTGCCTGCCTCGACATGCGCTTGACCTATTCAAGGCCTCACACCATCGTCGCCGCCCGGGCTATTCGCTACGTTGCAGGCGAGATGCGGCGTGCTGGATTGATAAACGAGCGTGATGAGCCATGGTTGCTTCATATGATGGACTACCCAGCCGTTCGACTTCCGAACCTACGACCAACTGCTAGACCGCCTTATATCCAGCGACCTTCAGTTGATCGGGCCTCCTGGACTGAGGAAGAGCAGAGATGGATGAACGACGTCCACGCTGACGTTCAACCGCTTCTATCTGGGGGAGACACCGTCATAGCAGAAATCGTAAGGTTCAATCGCCGCTACATCAGGAAAGAGTTCACAATGGAGCGCATGCGCGCCCCATTCCTGGATATAGGCTCTGGGGGAGACCTATTTTCTTGGGTTCACAAGCTCCCAGAAGCGACGTGGATAGAAGGTTGGCTTTTAATACCAGATGGGCCAGCAACAACAATCGTGCGACGGTTTTCCGAATCATTTATGCCAGGGATACCAAGCGATATGCTTGTTATTTGTCCACTTTGGCTAGATATTCTTGCGTGGCAGCAACACCCAGAGAACTGGATGTCCTACATCGATAGGACCGGCCGGATTGTTGCGAAAGTGCTTTGGTGGAGGGACGGTGGGCCTGTTGATATAGGCCAAGACAACATGTGGGGTGAAGGATTCCTTGTGATTGTTACACCTGAAGGACGTGCCCAGATCGATACTGTGATCAGTCCATTGACTGTGAAGGTGCATGCGCGTCGCACGCATTCCTCTGAAGGCAATCCTTCGGCGATAACCGACCAAAGAGCAAGCTCAGTAGAGTAA
- a CDS encoding CpaF family protein, with protein MALRNPERWDAALLSALHPVRALLEDEGITEIEVNGFDDVWAKGEGIRGHGKIPGVFWADLQDFTTACTRISDVIQRRINQDRPVLNGRLPGGERVNIVIPPACEKASMTIRKFPRDTMSMEKLLEYGSVNEAIVTMAHSLVQARKSIIVGGGTGAGKTSTLNALSRLIPLHERVVTVEDARELQIQNPNWVALETVEPYREGVGAVGIGDLVRNCLRMAPDRIVVGEVRGDEAFFLIRALSSGHGGGFGTLHCNDAHSALRQMQLMAQMAPVSGLNSMVVAEMVGEAIDVVFHQAYDEKDGKRRVSEVLEIEKPGALIHANGKVEYRFRRLVAWEAQRQDWVFPQRPSMTLTTVLRRHDLDWPRPSLDARDMRGTAGGLE; from the coding sequence ATGGCGCTTCGTAACCCGGAACGCTGGGACGCGGCCCTCCTGAGCGCCCTGCACCCGGTCCGGGCGCTCCTGGAGGACGAGGGCATCACCGAGATCGAGGTGAACGGCTTCGACGATGTCTGGGCCAAGGGGGAGGGCATCCGCGGTCACGGCAAGATCCCCGGCGTCTTCTGGGCCGACCTCCAGGACTTCACGACCGCCTGCACCCGGATCTCGGATGTGATCCAGCGGCGCATCAACCAGGACCGCCCGGTCCTGAACGGACGCCTCCCGGGCGGGGAGCGGGTGAACATCGTCATCCCCCCAGCCTGCGAGAAGGCCTCCATGACCATCCGGAAGTTCCCCCGGGACACCATGAGCATGGAGAAGCTCCTGGAATACGGGAGCGTCAACGAGGCCATCGTCACTATGGCCCACAGCCTAGTGCAGGCGCGGAAGAGCATCATCGTGGGCGGCGGCACCGGGGCAGGGAAGACCAGCACCCTAAACGCCCTGTCCCGGCTGATCCCCCTGCACGAGCGGGTGGTGACCGTGGAGGACGCACGGGAGCTCCAGATCCAGAATCCCAACTGGGTTGCCCTGGAGACCGTGGAACCCTACCGAGAGGGCGTAGGCGCCGTAGGGATCGGCGACCTAGTGCGGAACTGCCTGCGCATGGCTCCGGACCGAATCGTGGTCGGGGAGGTGCGCGGGGACGAAGCGTTCTTCCTCATCCGGGCGCTGAGCAGCGGGCACGGCGGCGGGTTCGGCACCCTCCACTGCAACGATGCCCATTCCGCCCTGCGCCAGATGCAGCTCATGGCCCAGATGGCACCGGTCAGTGGGCTCAACAGCATGGTGGTGGCGGAGATGGTCGGCGAGGCCATCGATGTGGTCTTCCATCAGGCCTATGACGAGAAGGACGGCAAGCGCCGGGTCTCCGAGGTCCTCGAGATTGAGAAGCCTGGTGCCCTCATCCATGCCAACGGCAAAGTGGAATACCGCTTCCGGAGGCTGGTGGCCTGGGAAGCCCAGAGGCAGGATTGGGTGTTCCCTCAGCGGCCGAGCATGACCTTGACGACGGTCCTCCGCAGGCACGATCTGGACTGGCCACGTCCGAGCCTCGATGCCCGGGACATGCGGGGCACCGCCGGGGGATTGGAATGA